A stretch of DNA from Methanogenium sp. S4BF:
CAAGAGCATTGAGAATGTCCTGACGCGATACAATGCCTGCGATCTGTCCATCCGGTTCAATAACCGGAAGTCGGCTGACATCATACTGCATCATTGCCTGTGCTGCGTCCCCTATTGTATCATTCCTGAATGTAATAATGGCAGGGGTAACCATTACATATTCAACCGGTGTTCGATGTTTTGCTTCAATTGAGCGGCGTATATGCCCGTGTGTGATCAGATCTTTTCTGGATATCATGCCCAGAATTCGATTCTCCTCTTCAACAGGAAGCGCGTCATACCCGCTCTCCGTGATCTTTGAATAGACCGCATGCAGTGGATCATCAGGATGGCACGTAACCACCTGCCGGGTCATATAGTCATCCACCAGCCCTTCCGGATGCTGCCGGGACATGATTACCGGAAAGAGTGCAGCCAGCTGCACCGCTCCGATAAGCTCTCCTGCATGAGAGCAGACCGCCACACTGTCTGTCTGCGCATTTCTGATCTGCACAAGGGCATCTTCGATTGAATCCCCGGATTGCACAGACGGTGCCTCACGGAGAAAGGTTTGAATCTCCAGATTTGATTTCGTCTCATTTACAAGGATCACGTCTGAAAGGTCAACAGACCCTGCCAGACTCCCGTCCCGGTTTCTGACAAAAATTTCTCTGAATGAATCCTCCCGAAGATGCTTTCTCGCCTTTGTGATCAGATCATCGGGATATAAGACAGGTATTTCGCGCATCAGGTCGGATACGACCATCATAACGGTTCATCCTCTCCTCGACATTCGGGGCACCGCATGTTTCCGTCAACATTCACCAGATCATCTGACATGCAGCCGCATTCATCACAGATACCGTCCACAAGCTCATCAAACCGGTTTATTTCGATAAGATTGGACATAATCCCGTTCATTTCATTGGATACTGCCAGAATGTCGCGTACCGTAACGATACCGACAACCCGTGAATCCTCAACAACCGGGATTCTCCGGACTTTATTCTTCATCATTATATTGGCAGCATCCTCTATGGTTTTATCAACGCCTATGGTAATCAGCGGTGTGCTCATCACTTCATGAACGAACACGTCACCCGGCACTCTGTTCTTGGCAACAACCTTGCAATTGATATCCTGTTCAGTAACAATACCGACAGGGGCGTTTTTCTTCAGCACTATACAACTGCCAACTTCATCACGGCACATCTTCTCTGCGGCATGTGCAACCGTTGATCCCGAGTCTATTGTTGTGGGACGAAACCGGATCACTTCTTTGAGAAGGATACGCGTTTCAAACCGCATTTGGTTCATCCTGTTATCACTCACTCAGATCACCGTTTATTCTGCATTAAATAATTAAGCAGATGTGGTATAGTGGGCTATTATGCCGTATTCGTATAAAAGAATAGTGAAGATACGCAGATTAATCATGATAATTTCTTTTGCCTTCCCACGTGCAAGAATAAATCTATATTATGAGGGAAGCAGATATCTGAATAGGAATAATCTGCTTTCAGGAGGGACTCATGAATCTTTTTATACGGACAAAAAAACGACTTTCAAGGTTTTTAAATGCATTTTTTAAGAAGCGTCAGTCACGAATAGGCATCTATGGACCGCCAAACGCAGGAAAAACCACACTGTCAAACCGAATTGTGCGGGACTGGACAGGAGATGCATTGGGCCCTGTCAGTGAGATACCTCATGAAACCAGACGTGCACGACGCAAAGAGGGCATAACCATCTCAAACCAGAATGGAAACACGGTAACCATTGATATTGTGGACACCCCGGGTGTAACAACAAAAATTGATTATCAGGAGTTCATTGAATACGGAATGGAAAAGGATGATGCAGTAAAGCGTGCCCGTGAAGCTACAGAGGGGGTTGCTGAAGCAATGCACTGGCTTCGTGAGGACATCGACGGCGTCATTTATATGCTTGATTCAACACTCGACCCGTTTACCCAGGTAAATATCATGCTGGTCGGTAT
This window harbors:
- a CDS encoding CBS domain-containing protein, giving the protein MMVVSDLMREIPVLYPDDLITKARKHLREDSFREIFVRNRDGSLAGSVDLSDVILVNETKSNLEIQTFLREAPSVQSGDSIEDALVQIRNAQTDSVAVCSHAGELIGAVQLAALFPVIMSRQHPEGLVDDYMTRQVVTCHPDDPLHAVYSKITESGYDALPVEEENRILGMISRKDLITHGHIRRSIEAKHRTPVEYVMVTPAIITFRNDTIGDAAQAMMQYDVSRLPVIEPDGQIAGIVSRQDILNALELPGVVHAQKSEEYETS
- a CDS encoding CBS domain-containing protein, translated to MNQMRFETRILLKEVIRFRPTTIDSGSTVAHAAEKMCRDEVGSCIVLKKNAPVGIVTEQDINCKVVAKNRVPGDVFVHEVMSTPLITIGVDKTIEDAANIMMKNKVRRIPVVEDSRVVGIVTVRDILAVSNEMNGIMSNLIEINRFDELVDGICDECGCMSDDLVNVDGNMRCPECRGEDEPL
- a CDS encoding Era-like GTP-binding protein, whose translation is MNLFIRTKKRLSRFLNAFFKKRQSRIGIYGPPNAGKTTLSNRIVRDWTGDALGPVSEIPHETRRARRKEGITISNQNGNTVTIDIVDTPGVTTKIDYQEFIEYGMEKDDAVKRAREATEGVAEAMHWLREDIDGVIYMLDSTLDPFTQVNIMLVGIIESRNLPVIIVANKIDLPDASASAIRKAFPQHPVIPVSGLEGNNMEELYEKMLEYFG